A stretch of the Streptomyces venezuelae genome encodes the following:
- the pstA gene encoding phosphate ABC transporter permease PstA has protein sequence MSHALQDPSPLRGRSSDSLTRGGLPRWAPAGIAVLSLALGAGIGAAAGLDSKVQWGLIAAALFVIITYTSSSVIENRRQAKDRVATSVVWVCFVLAVVPLLSLIWVTISRGIKALTPEFLSHSMNGITAYDEGGGVYHALLGTIEQVALATLIAAPIGLLTAVYLVEYGRGTLAKAVTFFVDVMTGIPSIVAGLFILTTWNLALGFGPSGFAGAMALSILMMPVVVRSTEEMLKLVPNELREASLALGVPKWRTILKVVLPTAIGGISTGVMLAVARIAGETAPIMLLVFGAQLINGNPFEGAQSSLPLYIWEQYKVGSEASYDRAWAAALVLIAFVMILNLVARGIARWKAPKTGR, from the coding sequence ATGAGCCACGCACTTCAGGACCCGAGCCCCCTGCGGGGCCGCTCCTCCGACAGCCTCACCCGCGGCGGCCTCCCCCGCTGGGCGCCGGCCGGGATCGCCGTCCTCTCCCTCGCCCTGGGCGCGGGCATCGGCGCCGCCGCCGGCCTGGACAGCAAGGTCCAGTGGGGCCTGATCGCCGCCGCCCTGTTCGTGATCATCACGTACACCTCCAGCTCGGTGATCGAGAACCGGCGCCAGGCCAAGGACCGGGTCGCGACCTCCGTCGTCTGGGTCTGCTTCGTGCTCGCCGTGGTCCCGCTGCTCTCGCTGATCTGGGTCACCATCAGCCGCGGCATCAAGGCCCTCACGCCCGAGTTCCTCAGCCACTCGATGAACGGCATCACCGCCTACGACGAGGGCGGCGGCGTCTACCACGCGCTGCTCGGCACCATCGAGCAGGTGGCCCTGGCCACCCTGATCGCCGCGCCGATCGGCCTGCTGACCGCCGTCTACCTGGTCGAGTACGGCCGGGGCACCCTCGCCAAGGCCGTCACCTTCTTCGTCGACGTCATGACCGGCATCCCGTCGATCGTCGCGGGTCTGTTCATCCTCACGACCTGGAACCTGGCGCTCGGCTTCGGCCCCTCCGGCTTCGCCGGCGCGATGGCCCTGTCGATCCTGATGATGCCCGTGGTGGTCCGCTCCACCGAGGAGATGCTCAAGCTCGTCCCGAACGAGCTGCGCGAGGCATCGCTGGCCCTCGGTGTGCCGAAGTGGCGCACGATCCTGAAGGTGGTCCTCCCCACCGCCATCGGCGGCATCTCGACCGGCGTCATGCTGGCCGTGGCCCGTATCGCCGGTGAGACCGCGCCGATCATGCTGCTGGTCTTCGGTGCCCAGCTGATCAACGGCAACCCCTTCGAAGGCGCGCAGTCCTCGCTCCCGCTGTACATCTGGGAGCAGTACAAGGTCGGCAGTGAAGCCTCCTACGACCGGGCCTGGGCCGCTGCCCTCGTCCTGATCGCCTTCGTCATGATCCTCAATCTGGTGGCCCGCGGCATCGCCCGCTGGAAGGCCCCGAAGACCGGCCGCTGA
- the pstB gene encoding phosphate ABC transporter ATP-binding protein PstB, which yields MAKRIDVSGLSAFYGAHKAIDDISMTVEPRSVTAFIGPSGCGKSTFLRTLNRMHEVTPGGRVEGKVLLDDENLYGAGVDPVAVRRTVGMVFQRPNPFPTMSIFDNVAAGLRLNGKFKKSELETIVEKSLKGANLWNEVKDRLNKPGSGLSGGQQQRLCIARAIAVEPQVLLMDEPCSALDPISTLAIEDLIGELKERFTIVIVTHNMQQAARVSDRTAFFNLAAVGQPGKLIEIDDTERIFSNPSMQATEDYISGRFG from the coding sequence ATGGCCAAGCGCATCGACGTCTCCGGTCTCTCCGCCTTCTACGGCGCCCACAAGGCCATCGACGACATCTCGATGACCGTGGAGCCCCGCTCCGTGACCGCCTTCATCGGCCCGTCCGGCTGCGGCAAGTCCACCTTCCTCCGCACCCTCAACCGCATGCACGAGGTCACCCCCGGCGGCCGTGTCGAGGGCAAGGTCCTCCTGGACGACGAAAACCTGTACGGCGCGGGCGTCGACCCGGTCGCGGTCCGCCGTACGGTCGGCATGGTCTTCCAGCGCCCGAACCCCTTCCCCACCATGTCGATCTTCGACAACGTGGCGGCGGGTCTGCGGCTGAACGGCAAGTTCAAGAAGAGCGAGCTCGAGACGATCGTCGAGAAGTCGCTCAAGGGCGCGAACCTCTGGAACGAGGTCAAGGACCGCCTGAACAAGCCCGGCTCCGGCCTCTCCGGCGGCCAGCAGCAGCGTCTGTGCATCGCCCGCGCGATTGCGGTCGAGCCGCAGGTGCTGCTGATGGACGAGCCCTGCTCGGCTCTGGACCCGATCTCCACCCTCGCCATCGAGGACCTGATCGGCGAGCTGAAGGAGCGCTTCACGATCGTCATCGTGACGCACAACATGCAGCAGGCGGCCCGTGTCTCCGACCGCACCGCGTTCTTCAACCTCGCGGCGGTCGGCCAGCCCGGCAAGCTGATCGAGATCGACGACACGGAGCGGATCTTCTCGAACCCGTCCATGCAGGCCACCGAGGACTACATCTCGGGCCGCTTCGGATAA
- a CDS encoding inorganic phosphate transporter has protein sequence MDTFALVVTIGVALGFTYTNGFHDSANAIATSVSTRALTPRAALAMAAVMNLAGAFLGSGVAKTVSEGLIETPHGATGMWILFAALVGAIVWNLITWYFGLPSSSSHALFGGMVGAALAGGTEVIWSGVVDKVVIPMFVSPVVGLIVGYLVMVVILWMFRRTNPHKAKRGFRIAQTASAAAMALGHGLQDAQKTMGIVVMALVIADVEDSGAPIPVWVKIACAVMLSLGTYAGGWRIMRTLGRKIIELDPPQGFAAETTGASIMFGSAFLFHAPISTTHVITSAIMGVGATKRINAVRWGVAKNIIMGWFITMPAAAMVAALSFWVVNLAFG, from the coding sequence GTGGACACCTTTGCGCTGGTCGTGACCATCGGCGTCGCGCTCGGCTTCACCTACACCAACGGTTTCCACGACTCCGCGAACGCCATCGCCACGTCGGTGTCGACGCGGGCGCTGACCCCGCGGGCGGCGCTGGCCATGGCCGCGGTGATGAACCTCGCCGGTGCCTTCCTGGGCAGCGGGGTCGCGAAAACGGTCAGTGAAGGCCTGATCGAGACGCCGCACGGCGCCACGGGCATGTGGATCCTGTTCGCGGCGCTGGTCGGCGCGATCGTCTGGAACCTGATCACCTGGTACTTCGGCCTGCCGTCCTCGTCCTCCCACGCGCTGTTCGGCGGCATGGTGGGAGCGGCGCTGGCGGGTGGCACGGAGGTCATCTGGTCCGGGGTGGTCGACAAGGTCGTCATCCCGATGTTCGTCTCGCCGGTGGTCGGCCTGATCGTCGGCTACCTGGTGATGGTCGTGATCCTGTGGATGTTCCGCCGGACCAACCCGCACAAGGCCAAGCGCGGCTTCCGGATCGCGCAGACGGCGTCGGCGGCGGCGATGGCGCTCGGGCACGGTCTGCAGGATGCGCAGAAGACGATGGGCATCGTGGTGATGGCGCTGGTCATCGCGGATGTCGAGGACTCGGGCGCGCCGATTCCGGTGTGGGTCAAGATCGCCTGTGCGGTGATGCTGTCGCTGGGTACGTACGCGGGTGGCTGGCGCATCATGCGGACCCTGGGCCGGAAGATCATCGAGCTGGACCCGCCGCAGGGTTTCGCGGCGGAGACCACGGGTGCGTCGATCATGTTCGGCTCGGCGTTCCTGTTCCACGCGCCGATCTCGACCACGCATGTGATCACCTCGGCGATCATGGGCGTGGGCGCGACGAAGCGGATCAACGCGGTGCGCTGGGGCGTGGCGAAGAACATCATCATGGGCTGGTTCATCACGATGCCGGCGGCGGCGATGGTGGCGGCGCTGAGCTTCTGGGTAGTCAACCTGGCCTTCGGCTAA
- a CDS encoding DUF47 domain-containing protein, with product MRFRLTPRETSFYDMFAASADNIVTGSKLLMELLGADSSARAEIAERMRAAEHAGDDATHAIFHQLNSSFITPFDREDIYSLASSLDDIMDFMEEAVDLVVLYNVEELPKGVEQQIEVLARAAELTAEAMPHLRTMDNLTEYWIEVNRLENQADQIHRKLLAHLFNGKYDAIEVLKLKQIVDVLEEAADAFEHVANTVETIAVKES from the coding sequence GTGCGATTTCGTCTGACCCCCAGGGAGACGAGCTTCTACGACATGTTTGCCGCATCCGCGGACAACATCGTCACGGGCTCCAAGCTCCTGATGGAACTGCTCGGGGCGGACTCGTCCGCACGGGCCGAGATCGCGGAACGGATGCGGGCGGCGGAGCACGCGGGGGACGACGCGACCCACGCGATCTTCCACCAGCTGAACTCCTCCTTCATCACGCCGTTCGACCGTGAGGACATCTACTCTCTCGCGTCCTCCCTCGACGACATCATGGACTTCATGGAGGAGGCCGTCGACCTGGTCGTCCTCTACAACGTGGAGGAGCTCCCCAAGGGCGTCGAGCAGCAGATCGAGGTGCTGGCCCGGGCGGCCGAGCTGACCGCGGAGGCGATGCCGCACCTGCGGACCATGGACAACCTCACCGAGTACTGGATCGAGGTCAACCGGCTCGAGAACCAGGCCGACCAGATCCACCGCAAGCTGCTCGCGCACCTCTTCAACGGCAAGTACGACGCCATCGAGGTCCTGAAGCTCAAGCAGATCGTGGACGTGCTCGAGGAGGCGGCCGACGCCTTTGAGCACGTGGCGAACACGGTGGAGACCATCGCGGTCAAGGAGTCCTGA
- a CDS encoding metal-sensitive transcriptional regulator: MTTTETEPAGVHGYHHRKDEHLKRLRRIEGQIRGLQRLVDEDVYCIDILTQVSASTKALQSFALQLLEEHLRHCVADAAVKGGEEIDAKVEEATKAIARLLRT, from the coding sequence ATGACGACCACCGAGACCGAGCCCGCCGGCGTCCACGGCTATCACCACCGGAAGGACGAGCACCTCAAGCGGCTCCGCCGGATCGAGGGCCAGATCCGTGGCCTCCAGCGGCTCGTCGACGAGGACGTCTACTGCATCGACATACTCACCCAGGTCTCCGCCAGTACGAAGGCCCTGCAGTCCTTCGCCCTGCAGTTGCTGGAGGAGCACCTGCGGCACTGCGTCGCCGATGCGGCGGTCAAGGGCGGCGAGGAGATCGACGCCAAGGTGGAAGAGGCCACCAAGGCCATCGCCCGCCTGCTGCGGACCTGA
- a CDS encoding phosphatase PAP2 family protein, producing MARLTAGGPNVDVSLLYEINGLAQETPGWLDRIIGFTGEYGLLLVLVLLVLWCWRGVRKLPAPAAAEGFAALVWAPLAAGIALLLNIPLRQFVGRPRPFRQYGELEVLAEGKADFSFVSDHATLAMALGVGLFIAHRKLGLIGIGIALLEGFCRVFMGVHYPTDVIGGLALGTAVVLLLAPLAMALLTPLARTIAASRRAGWLVRGRGCEPAQPVDLPRTSSRENDLAA from the coding sequence ATGGCGCGACTGACGGCCGGTGGGCCGAACGTGGATGTAAGCCTGCTGTACGAGATCAACGGCCTGGCCCAGGAAACCCCGGGCTGGCTCGACCGGATCATCGGCTTCACCGGTGAATACGGGCTGCTGCTCGTCCTGGTGCTGCTCGTGCTCTGGTGCTGGCGCGGTGTCAGGAAGCTGCCCGCTCCGGCCGCCGCCGAGGGATTCGCCGCGCTCGTCTGGGCCCCGCTGGCCGCCGGGATCGCGCTGCTTCTCAACATTCCGCTGCGTCAGTTCGTCGGCCGCCCCCGGCCCTTCCGGCAGTACGGCGAACTGGAGGTGCTGGCAGAGGGGAAGGCCGACTTCTCCTTCGTGAGCGATCACGCCACGCTGGCGATGGCCCTGGGCGTCGGCCTGTTCATCGCCCACCGCAAACTGGGGCTCATCGGGATCGGCATCGCCCTGCTGGAGGGGTTCTGCCGCGTCTTCATGGGCGTCCACTACCCGACCGACGTCATCGGCGGGCTGGCGCTGGGCACGGCCGTGGTGCTGCTGCTCGCGCCCCTCGCGATGGCCCTGCTCACCCCCCTGGCCCGGACGATCGCCGCGTCCCGGCGGGCCGGGTGGCTGGTACGGGGCCGGGGGTGCGAGCCGGCCCAGCCGGTGGACCTGCCCCGGACCAGCAGCCGGGAGAACGATCTGGCCGCCTGA
- a CDS encoding NlpC/P60 family protein yields MASGIGVGACLTFVLLLVVGTYSAAAGLASGAGGRPVGLAKGAVPAAYRALVEKWGNLCPAINPALLSAQLYQESGWDPQAKSPADARGIAQFIPGTWAGHGIDGDGDGDRDIWDPNDAIPSAASYDCELAADVKGVPGDPTANMLAAYNAGAYAVIKYGGVPPYKETQGYVKTIRSLEKSFAAPVGRVAPSQQAAGAIYFAQKQLGTPYLWGGEGGVEDNGRFDCSGLTQAAYETVGIRLPRVANDQYNAGPHPARNELLPGDLVFFSDDLTNSRAIRHVGLYVGGGYMINAPFTGAVIRFDKIDTPDYFGATRVTKDGAEALPDHRAIGNAQ; encoded by the coding sequence GTGGCGAGTGGGATCGGGGTCGGGGCGTGCCTGACCTTCGTCCTGCTGCTCGTCGTGGGTACGTATTCGGCCGCCGCGGGTCTCGCGAGTGGCGCCGGTGGCCGGCCCGTCGGGCTCGCCAAGGGTGCCGTACCGGCTGCCTACCGGGCGTTGGTGGAGAAGTGGGGCAACCTCTGCCCGGCGATCAACCCGGCGCTGCTCTCCGCCCAGCTGTACCAGGAGAGCGGCTGGGACCCGCAGGCGAAGAGCCCGGCAGATGCGCGTGGTATCGCGCAGTTCATCCCCGGGACCTGGGCGGGCCATGGCATCGACGGGGACGGCGACGGCGACCGGGACATCTGGGATCCCAACGATGCCATCCCTTCGGCCGCTTCGTATGACTGCGAGCTCGCTGCGGATGTGAAGGGTGTCCCGGGTGACCCGACGGCGAACATGCTGGCTGCGTACAACGCGGGCGCCTACGCGGTCATCAAGTACGGCGGTGTGCCGCCGTACAAGGAGACCCAGGGCTATGTGAAGACCATCCGCAGCCTGGAGAAGAGCTTTGCCGCGCCCGTCGGCCGGGTCGCGCCCTCCCAGCAGGCCGCCGGGGCCATCTACTTCGCGCAGAAGCAGCTCGGCACGCCCTACTTGTGGGGTGGCGAGGGCGGGGTCGAGGACAACGGGCGGTTCGACTGCTCCGGGTTGACGCAGGCCGCGTACGAGACCGTGGGGATCAGGCTGCCGCGGGTGGCCAACGACCAGTACAACGCCGGGCCGCATCCCGCGCGGAACGAACTGCTGCCCGGGGACCTGGTGTTCTTCTCCGATGATCTGACCAACTCCCGGGCAATCCGGCATGTCGGGCTGTACGTCGGGGGCGGATACATGATCAATGCTCCGTTCACCGGCGCGGTGATCCGGTTCGACAAGATCGACACCCCGGACTACTTCGGTGCCACCCGGGTCACGAAGGACGGCGCGGAGGCGCTGCCCGATCACCGTGCCATCGGCAACGCTCAGTGA
- a CDS encoding serine/threonine-protein kinase, which produces MEALRDTDPTQIGAHALLARLGAGGMGQVYLARSPGGRLVAVKVIRDEITGHPEALARFRREAETVRAVRSAYTANLIDASLAAPPFWLATEYVAGPTLGHAVAQRGALPAETCRKLFAALAEGLASVHAYGVTHRDLKPQNVILGAQGPQLIDFGIAKGTTQTALTALTQDGAAPGTPGYTAPEVLLRNEVADAADVFALGATIAYAATGRAPYGTGESAGVSFRAVHGEIDVAGVEPELAALIEACVAKDPADRPAPAEVIRRCAVDSALVDDPVYAGLTATGEAPQFPAQATAPAGPAGAAGAYSPTYVPTYAVAGAPTYIPAPPMPPAPPTARRRLSRWAIAGIAAMLVLPGAVGGYLLLQNERDKKDGGDTRSQNTASPGTPAQSTPSAKGPASSGSGKPAEYIENNRISRYFWTGDADSQLAAAGVGRCNLGTEEKPPGADMQTFMATSGQKTKISMRIKYAETEPTKPGPYYVSVGVRSPHEVDSETGLPLPMENKSVGYTSKPVDIYSKWPSGEFLELTYPDDFKTHVEGRTWQPIPLRNDPGEWTVVFYHVNDDPTKYSSIACSGFRVS; this is translated from the coding sequence ATGGAGGCCCTGAGAGACACCGACCCGACACAGATCGGCGCACACGCGCTGCTGGCCCGGCTGGGGGCCGGGGGCATGGGACAGGTGTATCTCGCGCGGTCGCCGGGCGGTCGGCTGGTCGCGGTGAAGGTGATCCGCGACGAGATCACCGGGCATCCGGAGGCACTGGCGCGGTTCCGCCGGGAGGCGGAGACCGTGCGGGCGGTGCGGTCGGCGTACACGGCGAACCTGATCGACGCCTCGCTCGCCGCCCCGCCGTTCTGGCTGGCGACCGAGTACGTGGCCGGGCCGACGCTCGGTCACGCCGTCGCCCAGCGGGGCGCATTGCCGGCCGAGACCTGCCGGAAGCTGTTCGCGGCGCTGGCGGAGGGGCTGGCGAGCGTCCATGCGTACGGGGTGACGCACCGGGACCTCAAGCCGCAGAACGTGATTCTGGGCGCCCAGGGCCCCCAGCTGATCGACTTCGGCATCGCCAAGGGCACCACCCAGACCGCCCTGACCGCCCTGACCCAGGACGGCGCGGCCCCCGGCACCCCCGGCTACACCGCCCCCGAAGTGCTGCTGCGCAACGAAGTGGCGGATGCCGCCGATGTGTTCGCGCTGGGGGCGACGATCGCGTACGCGGCGACCGGACGGGCGCCGTACGGAACGGGCGAATCGGCGGGCGTGAGCTTCCGGGCCGTGCACGGCGAGATCGACGTGGCCGGGGTGGAGCCGGAACTGGCCGCGCTGATCGAGGCGTGTGTGGCGAAGGACCCGGCGGACCGGCCGGCTCCGGCCGAGGTGATCCGGCGCTGCGCGGTGGACTCGGCGCTGGTGGACGACCCGGTGTACGCGGGGCTGACCGCGACCGGGGAGGCCCCGCAGTTCCCCGCCCAGGCGACGGCGCCGGCCGGCCCGGCGGGCGCGGCTGGCGCGTACAGCCCGACCTACGTCCCGACGTACGCGGTGGCCGGCGCCCCCACGTACATCCCCGCGCCCCCGATGCCCCCGGCCCCGCCGACGGCCCGCCGGCGGCTGAGCCGGTGGGCGATCGCGGGCATCGCGGCGATGCTGGTGCTGCCGGGGGCGGTGGGCGGTTACCTGCTGCTCCAGAACGAGCGGGACAAAAAGGACGGCGGCGACACCCGCTCCCAGAACACCGCTTCGCCGGGCACCCCCGCGCAGTCGACTCCGTCGGCCAAGGGCCCGGCATCATCCGGCTCCGGCAAGCCGGCGGAGTACATCGAGAACAACAGGATCTCGCGCTACTTCTGGACCGGCGACGCGGACTCGCAGCTGGCAGCGGCCGGTGTCGGCCGCTGCAACCTGGGAACCGAGGAGAAGCCGCCTGGGGCGGACATGCAGACCTTCATGGCAACGTCCGGCCAGAAGACGAAGATCTCCATGCGCATCAAGTACGCGGAAACCGAGCCCACCAAGCCGGGCCCCTACTACGTCTCCGTGGGAGTGCGGTCACCGCACGAGGTCGACTCGGAGACGGGACTGCCCCTGCCCATGGAGAACAAGTCCGTCGGCTACACGAGCAAGCCCGTCGACATCTATTCGAAGTGGCCGTCAGGCGAGTTCCTCGAGCTCACCTACCCCGATGACTTCAAGACGCATGTCGAGGGCAGAACATGGCAGCCGATCCCCCTCCGCAACGATCCGGGTGAGTGGACGGTGGTCTTCTACCACGTCAACGATGACCCCACGAAGTACTCGAGCATCGCCTGCTCCGGCTTCCGGGTGAGTTAG